The proteins below come from a single Actinomycetota bacterium genomic window:
- a CDS encoding RDD family protein, with amino-acid sequence MNRKVLSVSTSNRNADLAYAGLGLRFIALLIDLLLFCALFFPITRIIKGVWIMSASHHLWARGWFITDPLCIGFLLFMFLYFILLEAYWAKTVGKAVMGIKIINMEGKSPGIKRSLIRNFLRVVDGLPTLNLLGIMLIITSPQRSRFGDRIAGTRVIQTRNPINTNEDKVSKK; translated from the coding sequence ATTAATAGAAAAGTACTCTCAGTATCAACCTCAAATAGAAATGCTGATTTAGCATATGCTGGATTAGGCTTAAGGTTTATAGCATTGCTAATAGATTTATTATTATTCTGTGCCCTGTTTTTCCCTATCACCCGCATAATTAAAGGAGTATGGATTATGTCTGCCAGCCATCACCTTTGGGCCCGGGGCTGGTTCATAACCGACCCTTTGTGTATAGGTTTCTTGTTGTTTATGTTTCTTTATTTCATTTTGCTAGAAGCTTATTGGGCAAAAACGGTGGGCAAAGCAGTGATGGGCATAAAGATAATAAATATGGAAGGTAAAAGTCCCGGCATTAAAAGAAGCCTGATAAGGAATTTTTTAAGAGTAGTAGACGGTTTACCAACTTTAAATCTTTTAGGAATTATGCTAATTATTACTTCTCCTCAAAGATCCAGATTTGGGGATAGAATTGCTGGTACCAGGGTAATCCAGACAAGAAATCCCATAAACACCAATGAAGATAAGGTGTCTAAAAAATAA
- a CDS encoding cupin domain-containing protein produces the protein MNEVDKIIEKYGLKPLPGEGGYYKETYRSKEIIAPSGLGQDYSGARNLSTSILYVVTPQHFSRLHRLISDEVFHFYKGDPVYMLNLFEDGTAQEIILGQNIEAGQKVQHMVPKYTWQGACLLEGGSYALLGTTVSPGFDFADYQDYKGKESELIEKYSQYQPQIEMLI, from the coding sequence ATGAATGAGGTAGACAAAATTATAGAAAAATATGGTTTAAAACCTCTTCCTGGAGAAGGCGGCTATTATAAAGAGACCTATAGAAGTAAAGAAATAATAGCCCCTTCTGGCCTGGGCCAGGATTATTCAGGAGCTAGAAATTTATCCACTTCCATACTCTACGTGGTAACCCCCCAGCATTTTTCTCGTCTGCACCGGTTAATAAGTGATGAGGTTTTTCATTTCTATAAGGGGGACCCGGTATATATGCTCAACCTGTTTGAAGATGGAACTGCCCAGGAAATAATACTGGGACAAAATATTGAAGCAGGGCAAAAGGTACAGCATATGGTACCAAAATACACCTGGCAGGGGGCCTGCCTGCTTGAGGGCGGAAGCTATGCCCTGCTGGGAACCACAGTATCCCCGGGATTTGATTTTGCAGATTACCAGGATTATAAGGGAAAGGAATCAGAATTAATAGAAAAGTACTCTCAGTATCAACCTCAAATAGAAATGCTGATTTAG